In Trichocoleus sp., the DNA window AAACAATGTGAAACCTTCTGAGGTCTGTCGAAATCTGGAAACTCAGCGTATCTATGTTTTCTCCAATCATCCGGTGATTGATTGAAGTAAGTGCTAGAGAGTTTGGATCAGGGAATTGGAGTAGGCTGACGATTTGCGATCGGTTTTGTTCGATTCGCATTATCCGAAGTTAGTACTACCCCAATTCCCGCTGCAATGGAGTTAGCTAACCGATGCCAGTTTAGCCTCAGCCCGCTTTTGCAAAAGTTGCAGAATCGAAGCCTTTTCTAGTAGCCCGACGAGTGTACCGCTGTCCTTGAGCACAATCAATGCAGGAAGGTTTTTCTCTTCAATCAGGTTTACCACTTCCAAAAGGGGTTGATCTGAGGAAACCGTTTCCAGGCTCTCAGTTGGCTGCATTAGTTCTCGGATAGACACATCCCACCAAGTGTTGGTTGGGACTGCTTTCATGTCATCTGTATTAATTTCGCCAATGAGTTGTCCATTCTCGTCTGTCACCAGATATTTCCGCCAGTTTTCGGTGCTGCCAATGACATAATTGTTGGCAAACTCCCGCAGGGATAGAGTGACAGGTACGATCGGGCTATTGGGAATGACAGCATCAGCAGCAGTCAAACCACTCAACTGTTCTTGCACAGCTGCCGCCTGAGCATAGCGATCGGCATTTTGCAGCAGGAACCAGCCAACGAGTAGCGTCCAGACACTTCCCACCTGAGTAATTCCAAACACTGAGAGTGTGCCGATCCCAATACCGAGCCAACCCAGCACTTTACCTAAGCGACTGGCAAAGGCAATGCCCTTATAAGGCTTTCCAGTGATTTTCCAGACCAGTGCTTTTACAACGTTACCACCGTCTAGTGGCAAACCAGGCAGCAGGTTAAATACTCCTAATGCCAGGTTGATATAGGCGAGCAGACTAACGATTGCGGCGATCGGCGCAGGCAAAGTGGTGACAGCATTGATGCCAGTAAACAGCCCAAACAAGACAAAGCTAACCAGGGGACCAGAAATAGCAACCCAGAAAGACTCTGCGGGCGTTTTCGACTCTTCTTCTAAGCTGGCAAGTCCCCCAAAGATGAACAGCGTAATGGATTTAACGCTAATTCCTTGCCGCATCGCAATCAGGCTGTGTCCCAATTCGTGAGCCAGCACCGAAGCAAACAAAAGCAAGGCGGTCAACAGTCCAAGAACCCAGGTAGAAGCTCCTAACTGGGGAAAAGCAAACCCTAGCTCGCTGCCATAGTCCCAGGTGACCAGAGCCAGTACCAGAAACCAGGAGAAATTAATGTAAAAGGGAATGCCAAATAAACTACCGATACGTAAATTGCCGTCCATGTTTTCTATCCTCCAGATCGGCGAGCGAGCCTTTCCTGATATCATTCCTAATAGTTTTATCGTAACGAGATATTAAAGCTGTTTTAATCTGGCTCATGCCGTAATACCCGTCTATCTAAGGTGTGGAATCTGCAACCCTATGAAAAAAGCTATGAAAAAAGCAGGCTTTTCACCTGCTCTAGACAAAATAAAGTCAAGCCAAACACTACAGCACTTTTTCTAAGAATTGGCAGGCGCGTTCGCTCTTGGGTTTGGAGAAAAAGACATCAGGTGGCGCATCTTCAGCAATGTTGCCATTGTCAAGAAAGATGACCCGATCGGCGACTTCACGCGCAAAGCCCATTTCGTGAGTCACAATTGCCATCGTAATCTTTGTTTGTGCCAGAGCTTTCATCACATCTAGCACCTCTTTCACCATTTCTGGATCAAGGGCAGAAGTAGGCTCATCAAAGAGCATAACCTGGGGTTCCATTGCCAACGATCGGGCAATTGCGACCCGTTGTTTCTGTCCACCGGATAACCGCGAAGGATAAACTTCAGCTTTCTCTGCCAGACCCACCCGAGTTAAGAGTTCGATCGCTCGTTGTTCTGCCTGTGCTTTCGGGACTTTCTTGACTTTTATTGGTGCATAAGTCAAGTTATTCAACACGTTCATGTGGGGAAACAGGTTGAAATGCTGAAACACCATACCAATATTCTGACGCACTTCTTTGATGTCAGTTTTAGGATGGGTGATGTCCACATCATCAATGTAAATTCGTCCCCCAGTTGGGGTTTCTAGCAGATTAAGGCAGCGTAAAAGGGTGGACTTGCCGCAGCCAGAAGGACCAATAATGGCAACAACTTCCCCTTTTTTAATCTCAGTTGAGATGTCTTGCAGAACATTTAACTTGCCAAAAGATTTAGATAAAAGTTCAGTTCTAATCACTTTTCCGCATCCTCCTTTCTAAGCGACGAGCCAGTACGGTAAAGCCCATCACCATGATGTAATAGATAAGACCGACTAAGATGAGAGGCTCAAAGTAAATGAACTTCTCTGAGGCAACAATTTGACCCCGACGCATTAAATCTAGCGCGCCAACCGTAGAGACGAGGGAGGAATCTTTCAGGAGCGCAATACTCTCGTTCACTAAGGCAGGCAAAATGTTCTTGAAAGCCTGCGGTAGGATTACGTCCCGCATCATTTCAGGATAGGGAACTCCCATTGACAGAGCAGCTTCTCGCTGTCCTTTATCAACTGCCATAATGCCACCACGAATGGTTTCTGAACTGTAGGCAGCAGAGTTGAGCGAAAAAGTAATTACCCCTGCCACAAAGGGAGAAATTGCGTAGTTAATGAGCTGAGGAGTTGAGAAGTAAATGAGAGCAAGCTGCAAGATGAGCGGTGTGCCTCGAAAAACAGAGGTATAAAAATCAGCAAACCATCTTAGCGGTCTAAATTTAGAGATTTTAAAGATAGAGAGAACAGTTCCCCAGGTAAAACCAAATAAGGCTGAAACGAGTGTAAAACTGAGCGTTACCCAAACCCCCTGTAAAATAAAAGGAATGTTGGGGACAATCTTAGAAAAGTCTAAATTAAGCCCTGAAGGTGCAGCTTGCCCTAAAAACTGAAAGACATTTGGTACTATTCCCGAAATTGATAAGAGGCTAGACAAAACCAACTCCATTCGTTCTGTTCCGTTGAATTAAAGATGCGATCGGCTTTAAGCCTACCTTACTAAAAATACCTTGGCTCAGACGATCGACATTCATCATTTTGTATAGCAACAATCAGTTTATTAAACTGTGCTTCTTGTACGGTCTGTTGACCTATTTAAAGCTTATTGAAAAAGACTGTGGAAGCAGGTTGAACGAACGAATCATTGCAAGTTGTGTTTAGCTGTGATCAGTCATTTAACCCGCTCCTGTCTCTCCCTTAAATTGTGGGAATACCTGAAGGCACTATCTTTGGACGGCAGAACCTCTAGCTCGCGGGCTTTTGCTGTGTTGGTGCCTGATCACCAAACCACTTGTTAACCAGTTCTGTGATCTTGCCGCTGCTGACCATTTCTTGCAGGATGGGATCAAACTGGCTAACCAGAGGAGAACCTTTGGGGAAGGCAATTGCAGAACCCGCTTCTCCCTGGTTGGGAATTGTGTTAAATACGAGGTCTGGATTTGACTGAACAAATCCTTTTGCCACAGTGTCTTCTACAATTGCGGCATCAATTCGACCTGTTTTTAACTCTTGGATGATCTCACTAATCCGGTTCAACGCTACCGCATTCAGGTTTAGCTTTTTCGCTTCTTGCTCTTGAGTGGTGCCCAACTGAATGCCAACTTTCTTTCCTTTCAAGCTGTCTGCTGTTTTGTAATCTGTGCCTTGCTTGGCAACGATCGTATTTTTGGCTTCGTAGTAGGTTTGCGAGAAATCAACATTCTGTTTACGTTCTGGCGTCGGCGTCATTCCTGCCATGACAAAGTCAGCCCGCTTTGATTGCAGTGCCGGAATTAGACCATTGAAGTCAATATTTTGAATCTGCAATTCCTGACCCAATTTGCTGGTGATGTACTTGGCAATATCGACATCAAAACCAATAATTTCTTGTCCACCTTTACTAGAATCAACAAATTCGTAAGGAGGATAGTCCGCTGATGTTGCCATTATTAAAGCTTTTGCGCCACCGCTGGCTCCCTGCTGAGCATTACAAGCCGTGACGAGGAAGATGGTCAAAACTGTAGATACAAGCGCTGTAAACAAGAATTTAAGTTGCTTCATCATCTTCATAAGAATCGTTGCTAGAGGATAAATGGGGTAAAGAGCGATCGAACAATTCAAATTGTGGCTTGTGGAATCGGAGTTACAAAATCTGCTCAAAGGATATGACGATCTCGTTTTGTCATAGGTAGCTAATTTGTCAACCTTTATTCATATTTCGTCTTCACTAAAAGTTTCCCTCGCACTTTCATTGCCGAAGCTCAAATACCACAACAAAACATTCGCAGTTTTTATTGTTCGTTAAATAGCAAGTGAAATCATCATCCGAATGCATGAATTGTGAACCTGTAAACGAGTGAGATTGGAGGCTAACTTTACTGATGCTGGATTTAGATGCTCAGGGGATTAGTACCTGCTTCAGAAATAGTTGAAGTCGCAGAAATGTAACTTTTCTTACTGAAATTTTGTTGACATCCGGAGCATCTAACAATGTCGCTTCCACCGATCGGCTGGGAATACTGACAAAGTTCGGAAGTGGTTAATTAGATGGCAGATCCTGTGGAGAAATCCAGATCCTGGCTCAATTCTGACTTAGAGAGCAGAGTTCTAAGAATCAATCTCTGGCAAATTGGGCAGCTTGTCTGGTTCTTGCTTCTGTCTACTCTGATGGTGATTGGGTTAGCCCAAACTGTGTCTGGTCACGCTATTCAATCAACCCTTAATTGTTCAGAGCACTCATCCCAATCGATCGCCCCTTTTCTCTCTGGCATTTTGCTAGGTGGATTGGGTACGTGGGGGATTCGCTTGCTAAAGCAGCTCAAAACTCGGCAGCCTCTGGTATTAACCCTCAATTCCCTCCAGGACGATCGAGGCAGGCTGTCCATTACAGAACACAAACAGAACGAAGCATTGCTGAAACTGCGCGATCGAGCCATTGCTGCCAGCAGTAGCGGCATTGTCATTACAGATGTTCGTCTCCCCAATATGCCGATTGTTGATGCAAATCCAGCATTTGAACAAATAACAGGCTATGCCATTGCTGAAGTATTGGGGCAGAACTGTCTATTTTTGCAGGGAGAAGAGCATCAGCAGCCCGAACTCGATCGCGTGAGAGAAGCAATGCGGACAGGCAAAAACTGCACTGTTGTTCTCCAAAGCTATCGCAAAGATGGAACGATGTTCTGGAATGAACTGAGCGTTTCCCCCATTCATGATGATGCAGGCACACTGACTCACTTCATTAGCATTCAAACCGATGTCAGCGATCGAATTCGGACTGAGGAAATTGTTCACGCTGCAACATCACGTTTGTCTGCCCTCATTCAAAATTTGCAGGCAGGGGTACTGGTAGAAGATGAATTTCGGCAGATTGCACTAGTCAATCAACAGTTCTGCAACTTATTCAATTTGCCTAAGTCGGCTGAAGATCTAATTGGCGCAAACTGTGATGAAATGGCTGAGGCTTTAAGTCAGGTGGTTATTCAGCCTCAACCGTTTGTGCAGCGGATTGATCAACTGCTTCGGGCGCAAGAGGTGTTCACGGCAGAAGAAGTTTCGCTGGTTGATGGACGGATTCTAGAGCGAGATTACGTCCCCATTCTGGTGGGTAGTCATCACCAGGGACATCTCTGGCAATATCGCGATATTACAGAACGAAAGCGAGCAGATGCTGCCTTACTCGAAAGCCAGACCCGTTTGAGCTTGCTGAATAGCATTTCAACGGGTGAAGAAGCCCTCCAACTTAGTGAAGAGCGCCTAAAACTTGCACTGGAAAGTACAGAAGATGGGCTTTGGGACTGGAACTTGATGACGGGTGACTGCTATTTTAGTCCTCGCTGGCTAGACATGCTGGGCTATCAAGTGGGTGAAATTCCGCAGCATATCTCAGCCTGGGAATTGATGCTGCATCCCGAAGATAAGCAGATCACCCAACGCGAACTCCAAGCCCATTTTGCTGGCAAGACACCAGTTTTTGAATTAGAACATCGGCTGAGGCATCAATCTGGTGAATACCGCTGGATCTTAGGACGGGGCAAGGTGGTTCAACGAGATGCCTCAGGTCAACCCTTGCGGATGATTGGTACAAATATTGATGTGACGGAGCGAAAGCAAACCGAAGAAGCCCTGGAACGTCAACTCGATCGCGCCCTGCTTTTAAAACAAATCACCGAGGAAATTCGGCAAAGCCTGGATATTAAACAGATCTTTGAATCTGCTGCCATTCAAATCGGACAAACCTTTGGCGTCGATCGCTGTCTCATTCATGCCTTTACTGGTAATCCAGGCACGATTCCCCTGGTTACAGAATATTTGAAGCCAAGCTATGCTTCCATGATGAGTTTGGAAGTGCCAGTCAGCGGCAACCCCCATGCCGAGGCTATGCTTGCTCATGATGAGCCGGTGATTTCAAACAACGTTTATGATGATCCGCTCTTAAAGGCAACGCGTTCGCTTTGTGAACAGGTTGGGGTGAAGTCAATGCTGGCAATTCGCACCTCTTACCAAGGTGAGCCAAATGGAGCGATCGGCTTACATCAGTGCAGCTATTTTCGAGACTGGACAGAAGACGAAACTGATCTGCTCAAAGCAGTCGCGGCTCAAGTTGGCATTGCGCTGGCTCAAGCCCATCTGCTAGGGCAAGAAACCCAAAGACGGCAAGAACTGACTCAAAAAAACGTTGCTCTGGAGCAAGCTCGGCATGAAGCAGAAGCCGCAAACCGTGCCAAAAGTGAGTTTCTTGCTGTAATGAGCCACGAAATTCGGACACCGATGAATGCGGTGATTGGGATGACTGGTTTATTGCTTGATACTTCCCTTTCACCCCAACAGCGTGATTTTGTAGAAACGATCCGCAGTAGCGGAGATGCCTTGCTGACGATCATCAATGACATTCTCGATTTCTCCAAAATTGAATCAGGCAAACTGGAATTAGAGGGGCAACTGTTTGATCTCCGGGCTTGTATTGAAGGGGCGATCGATCTGCTGGCACCGAAAGCAGCCGAGAAAAACATTGAACTTGTTTGTCTCATCAGTCCTCAAACACTGCCCTATATCCTGGGTGATGTGACGCGAGTCAGGCAGGTATTAGTGAATCTGCTCAGCAACGCTGTGAAGTTTACTGAAACTGGAGAGGTTGTAGTCACTGTGACTGCCCGACAACTCAGTTCTAAATCTGCCGCTCACAGAAACTCAGCTCAAATCCTCTCTGAAATCGACCTGCCCAAACCTTGCTACTATGAAGTCCAAATTGCTGTCAAAGATACTGGCGTTGGCATTGCACCTAACAAAATGGCTCGGCTGTTTAAGCCCTTTAGCCAGGCAGATAGTTCAACGACGCGACAATATGGTGGCACTGGGCTGGGATTAATCATTAGCAAACGACTCAGTGAGATGATGGGGGGCACGCTCTGGGTGAAGAGTCGGGGTCGCCTTGGTGGTACACCACCCCCCCAGGTAATGAAAAAGCATCTGAATCAGATAACCGGACGCGATATTAGTCGCCTTTTGGAAGATAAGTTGGCAGACTGCCTGAACGGCATCAAGCCTTCAGAATGTGCAGCAGTGGATATTGGTTCGACTTTCTACTTTACGATCGTCGTTCCAACCACCTCCAACCCAACCCAGGGGCAATTTAGCTCTACTGCTCCTCAAATGATGGGTAAGCGGCTGCTGATCGTCGATGATAACGCTGCCAACTGCAAAATTCTGGAATTGCAAGCAAAATCATGGCAGATGCAAACACGAGTGGCTCGATCGGGGGAGGAAGCTCTCCAGTACCTTGCCCAGGGAGAGGGATTTGATCTGGCGCTTCTCGATATGCAGATGCCTGGCATGGATGGGTTAATGTTGGCAAATCGAATTCGACAGCACCCTGAATACAGCTGTTTGCCGCTGATCATGCTGACTTCCCTAGGGGGGCTAGAAGCGAGTGCTCAGGCAGAGGTTACTCTAGCAGCCTGTCTCTCTAAACCCGTAAAGCAGTCTCAACTGTACGATGTTTTGATTCGGATTCTGGCAAACCAATCGTTTAAGGCCGAATCCTCTCCTCCACTCACGATGATTGATCCACATATGGCAGAACGTCTACCGCTCAGAATCTTGCTGGCAGAAGATACAGTCGTCAACCAGAAAGTGGCATTACTCATGCTGCAAAAAATGGGCTATCGGGCGGATGTTGCTAGTAACGGTCTAGAAGTGCTGCAAGCCCTCAAGCGACAGCCCTATGACGTGGTGCTGATGGATGTTCATATGCCCGAAATGGATGGTTTAGAGGCAACTCGACAGATTCGCCAGGCTTGGGCACAGGGAGACATAGGGAAATATTTGGAGCTGGAAACCAGAGGTCAGAAAAATCCACGGATCGAGCCTGCTCCAAGTGATCTGCAACCTCTCCAATTTACAGAACCACGCATTATTGCGATGACTGCGAACGCGATACGCGGCGATCGAGAAGCTTGCTTGGCGTCCGGGATGGATGACTATATCAGTAAGCCTATTCAGATTGAAGAACTGGCGCAATCCCTCGGCAAATGCCAGCTTTTGATGCCGCTCCCTGTGCCCATTGCTTCGCTGACAAAAGTTGGCACCTCGTTTAGTTCCCTTGCTGATGCTGCTTTGACTTCACCACAGACTGTTGTGCTTGATCTGGCAGCTCTGGCAGAAATTCGAGAGATAGCAGGAGATGATCCGCTGGTGTTTGTCCAAATTGTTGATTGCTATTTAGAGGAAGCCCCTCAACTGATTGCCAGAATTCGGGAGGCGCTCGATCAAAACAATCCTATGCTGCTCTGTCGGGCGGCTCATACCCTCAAATCCAGCAGCCTGTCGCTTGGGGCAGTTGTGCTCTCGCGCTACTGCGAAGAACTAGAACTGATGGGGCGATCGGGCAGTACGGTTGGAGCAGAGCCAAAACTCCGCCTTTTAGAAGCAGAATGTACGCTTGTAGAAGCAGCCCTACGACAGGAATGCTAACTCGTTAACAAGCTAAACCGCTGAAGCTGAGTCTCGATCGCCTCTGGTAAAGACTTGTGCAGATCAGTTTTGTTGCGGAACAGCAGTCGATTATTGTTTGGCACATCAAACGGAAACTGCCCAGCGATGTCCGCCCGATCCATCTGGGTCAGGATGATCTGCTCAATCCGCTTACATTGCAACGCATACCCCACTTCGACGCAGACCTTGGGGCTGGGGATTGGTTGGGCTGGAGTGCCGTCTAGTTGAAAAATGGGTGTGCCATCCGCAATGAAAATAAGGCTCTTCCGAATCTTTCGCATCAGAGTGCTGTTGAGGCGGGCAGGTCCTTCCGTGAGCCGATGAGATTCCTCCAGGGTTAGCGGCAGGCGCGATCGACGGTTAATTTTCTCAAGCGTGGCTTGTAGTTCAGCTCGGAGCAGTTCGCTCGATTCAGAAAATTCGGTTTGATAACAAAGAAAAATAATGGGTTCCAGATGTGCCATGACATCCTGCTTTGTAAAGTAGATTTCATGGCTAATTAAATCAATATTACTAACTGTATAGCCGCCGCTACCTTCGATGTAAAACTCGATCGATTCACCGTCTAAATATCGCTGAAACCATTCTGATTTTTTGACTTCTTCTGCTTCATCTAAAAAATCGGCTCGAAACCCTGATTTCAACAAACTGCTTTTACTTAATCGCAGATCGTGATGACGTTTTTCTAATTCTCGAATTGGCTCAAACTTTTGCAGATACCAAGCTTTTACAGCAATAATTGCCATATTTTTCCTCTGTCTCTCCCTTTAAAGCAGTAACAGCACCCACGCTATAGAGTTGTTGAGTGATTTCCTCCCCCATCATAATTCTATCTAGAGTTGTACTGCTTCAACCATCAAAGAATGAATGGGATTCAGCACATCGCTCTCAGAGTTAAAGTAGAGGAAATATCAACAATCTGCTGGATGCTGTTACGGATGAGCGAGACAGATTCAATTTGACCAGTGGTTTTACCCCTTTTCTAAGTTAACTAGTTTTTGGATCTGCCAGGGAAGCTTGGTTGCTTCAATTCCCAATATAGCTCCTTCCATTTCGTGATCCTTGCCTTGATATCAAAGTTTACTTTCGCTTGTTTGCCCTCAATGAATGTATTAATTCAGTCATTGAATCTTGGCGATCGGCTCTGATTTAACTGCTGTCTATCCTTGCTCGATCGAGCAATAGTTTTAATGCTCAAAATTAGCTCAATTTAAGCTTTATTTAATAGGTGCTAGATGTAGCGTAAAAGGCAAAAAAATGGCGATCGGTAAGCTTATCTTAGGGTTTTTGGGCTTTGTAACGCGGTTCGTTATTCTTGTGGCAATCCTACTTTTTAGTTGCGATATTTTTACAAAATCTAGCAGTGCAATTGCTAAAATACTTCATACTTCTTTAGAGAAAGTTCTACTGTGGCACGGGTTTATCTGGAAGACATTAGCCGTCGATTTGATGCGGTAACAGCGATCGAAAATATTACGTTTGAAGTGCCAGATGGTCAATTTTGGGTTTTGGTTGGTCCTTCTGGCTGTGGCAAGTCAACAATTCTCCGCACGATCGCCGGATTAGAAGGCATCAGCAGCGGTAGTCTCTATATTGGCGATCGATTGGTCAATTCGCTTCCAGCAAGACAGCGCGATGTGGCAATGGTGTTTCAAAACTACGCCCTCTACCCCCACATGACGGTTGCAGAAAATTTGGCGTTTGGGCTGAAAATGCGCGGTATCGATCAGCAAACCATCCAGCCCCGCGTTGAAACAGTGGCTCGATCCCTACAAATTGACCATCTACTCGATCGCAAACCTCGCCAGCTTTCGGGTGGACAACAGCAGCGGGTCGCACTGGGACGGGCGATTGTGCGGCAGCCGCAAGTTTTTCTACTGGATGAACCGCTCTCTAATCTGGATGCTCAACTGCGAGACGAAACCCGCGCTGAACTGAAGCAACTCCATCAACAATTTGGCATTACGACAATTTATGTGACCCATGATCAGGTCGAAGCGATGACCCTGGCGGATCAAATTGTGGTTCTAAAACAGGGAAAAATTCAGCAGATCGGCACGCCCCAGTCGATCTATGCAGCACCCGCTAATCAAATGGTCGCTACTTTCCTGGGCAATCCCCCCATGAATCTTTTACCTGCCATCTACCATCAGGATCGGTTGCAAGTTCAAAACCAGGCGCTTGACTGTCCCTTTGCTTGGCAGCAGCAGTATTCGCTCATGCCAAACCAAGCTTTGAATTTGGGCATCCGTCCTGAGCATCTTCATGTCACTCCTGCCTCAGAAACGCCTGATTTGATGGTGGAAGTACAGCTTGTTGAGCCGCTTGGACGCGAAATTCTGGTGCGATCGACCCTTGTAGGGACTGCATCCCCAATCGTCAATTTTCAAGTCCTACCTGATGTCCAGGTTAGACCGGGCGATCGACTCCACCTGACGCTTAATTTTGCTGATCTGCTGGCATTTGACCCAGAGACCGGCGATCGGCTTGATGCTAAACCTCTGCCACTTTAGAGAAGGGTCGGGCGGGTGAATGTTTACCGTTGCCCTTTTGCCCGGTTTGCTGGCTGCTGCCGGGTCGATCGCCATCGACAAGCTCAACGTTGAAGCGGTAGCCCACATTCCGGACGGTTTGGATCAAGTTAGGCTGCCTGGGATCTGTCTCAATTTTTTTGCGAAGCGCCAGGATGTGGGTGTCCACAGTGCGATGATTATCAATTTCGTCAGGCCAGGCTTTCCGGAGCAGTTCTGAGCGACTGAGCGGCAGCCCGCTTGCCTGAGCCAGAACATAGAGCAAGCTAAATTCCTGGGGGGTCAGGTCAATTAGTTCACCCTTAAAGCGAACGCGCCGCTGAATTAGATCGATCTTGAGGTCGCCATAATCGAGAGAGGCGGGAGCCGCAAAGGTTCTGCTGCGTCGGGTCAGAGCTTCTACACGGGCGAGAAACTCCTGCATTCCGAAGGGCTTAGTCAAATAATCGTCTGCGCCTGCCCGAAGACCCGCCACGATATCTGACTCAGAATTCCGGGCAGAGAGCATCATAATCAGCGCTTGACGCTGCTGCTGCAACCAACGACAGAACTCTAGCCCGTCGCCATCAGGCAGTTCAGAATCGAGAATGATTAAACTCGGTTGACGATTCAGGAAGATGTCTTTTGCTTGCTGAAGATCAGCAGACTGATAGACAACATAGCCGACTTGCTGCAAATGCCAGCCAAGCAAGGAGCGAAGATGGGGATTGCCTTCAACAATTTGGATACAAACAGAACCCACAGCAGTCAGCTTGTTTTTGAGGTGGTATTCCGGGCAATTTAACAAACAATTCAGCTTTGAAGTGTGAATTAAATGCCTTCTCTCAAACGTAACAAAGCATTTGTCAAGGTTTTGTAACGAGCGTTACTTGAACCGATCGGAACGACAGAGCTGCAAACAAACGCAATAATGCGAATACTGTCAAGCAACTAAAAATGTAACCATCCAGAGAAAAGAATCTATCTGAGGAGAGGCGATCGCCTGAAACGAATACTAACTCAAGTGATAGGGGAAAATAAGATATTTCTGGCTAAAATCAAAGCATGAACAACGGGAGGAATTGCCTGGAGTCGATCACTCTTTGACGCAGCATTCAATTTCCCGGATAAATCGAAGCTGCCTTTATCTTTCCCTGAGATAGATGTTTTTGTTTGTTTGATGAAGAATCTACTATCGATCCCGAGTACGACAAACGACATCTTGCTCAATGTTTCAATTCACACTAAACTGAACTTTCAATCGCAATTGTACTGAAGTGTTATCAAACAATTGGTTTCTGGATCATTAACTTATGCTTCAGGATACCCAGACTATCCGCTACTACCAGC includes these proteins:
- a CDS encoding ABC transporter ATP-binding protein, which produces MARVYLEDISRRFDAVTAIENITFEVPDGQFWVLVGPSGCGKSTILRTIAGLEGISSGSLYIGDRLVNSLPARQRDVAMVFQNYALYPHMTVAENLAFGLKMRGIDQQTIQPRVETVARSLQIDHLLDRKPRQLSGGQQQRVALGRAIVRQPQVFLLDEPLSNLDAQLRDETRAELKQLHQQFGITTIYVTHDQVEAMTLADQIVVLKQGKIQQIGTPQSIYAAPANQMVATFLGNPPMNLLPAIYHQDRLQVQNQALDCPFAWQQQYSLMPNQALNLGIRPEHLHVTPASETPDLMVEVQLVEPLGREILVRSTLVGTASPIVNFQVLPDVQVRPGDRLHLTLNFADLLAFDPETGDRLDAKPLPL
- a CDS encoding response regulator transcription factor, producing the protein MGSVCIQIVEGNPHLRSLLGWHLQQVGYVVYQSADLQQAKDIFLNRQPSLIILDSELPDGDGLEFCRWLQQQRQALIMMLSARNSESDIVAGLRAGADDYLTKPFGMQEFLARVEALTRRSRTFAAPASLDYGDLKIDLIQRRVRFKGELIDLTPQEFSLLYVLAQASGLPLSRSELLRKAWPDEIDNHRTVDTHILALRKKIETDPRQPNLIQTVRNVGYRFNVELVDGDRPGSSQQTGQKGNGKHSPARPFSKVAEV